From Staphylothermus hellenicus DSM 12710, a single genomic window includes:
- a CDS encoding TIGR00269 family protein, whose amino-acid sequence MVNCSICGRPAVYINRISGQAFCKKHFLEYFDKKVRRTIRRYKMFSSKEHIVVAVSGGKDSLSLLHYLYNLSKRVPGWRITALLIDEGIRGYRDITKKDFLRVVNELGVDYKIASFEEYFGYTLDEIVRIGREKGLPYLPCSYCGVFRRYLLNKVARELGGTVLATAHNLDDVVQTYVMNIINNSWDKILRLAPVTGPLDHPKFVRRVKPFYEILEKETTLYSILNNLYPKFVECPYARFNIRWMIRRQLNELEEKYPGTKYSLLRSLLRIIDILSKHRDEIIHGEIKTCKVCGEPSAHEICRACLYRYELGIMRDDEKRIVEEVLGKKKI is encoded by the coding sequence ATGGTGAACTGCAGTATTTGTGGTAGACCAGCTGTTTATATTAATAGGATTAGTGGCCAAGCTTTCTGTAAAAAACATTTTCTCGAATATTTTGATAAGAAAGTTAGGAGAACTATTAGGAGATATAAAATGTTTAGTTCAAAAGAGCATATTGTAGTTGCTGTTTCTGGCGGTAAGGATTCATTGTCTCTTCTCCACTACCTATATAATTTGTCAAAACGTGTTCCTGGATGGAGGATTACGGCTTTATTGATTGATGAGGGTATTAGGGGGTACCGTGACATTACTAAGAAGGATTTCCTACGGGTTGTTAACGAATTAGGTGTTGATTATAAAATTGCTAGTTTTGAAGAATATTTTGGATACACATTAGACGAGATTGTCAGGATTGGAAGGGAGAAGGGATTACCTTATCTGCCATGCAGTTATTGCGGAGTTTTCCGCAGATACTTATTAAACAAAGTTGCGAGAGAACTGGGTGGAACAGTTCTGGCTACAGCTCATAACTTGGATGATGTTGTGCAAACATATGTTATGAATATAATAAATAATAGTTGGGACAAAATATTGAGACTGGCACCGGTAACGGGCCCCCTTGATCACCCAAAATTTGTTAGAAGAGTTAAGCCCTTCTACGAGATACTCGAGAAGGAGACTACTCTTTACTCGATACTAAATAATTTATATCCTAAATTTGTAGAGTGCCCATATGCTAGATTCAATATTAGATGGATGATTAGGCGTCAACTAAACGAGTTAGAGGAGAAATATCCTGGAACAAAATATTCTCTTCTAAGAAGTCTTCTGAGGATAATTGATATTTTGTCTAAGCATCGAGACGAGATTATTCATGGAGAAATTAAGACCTGTAAGGTATGTGGTGAGCCTTCTGCACATGAAATTTGTAGAGCATGCCTATATAGATACGAACTAGGCATTATGAGAGATGATGAGAAAAGAATTGTTGAAGAGGTTTTAGGTAAGAAGAAAATATAA
- a CDS encoding CopG family ribbon-helix-helix protein has product MYLPEDLARELDECMRITGIKNRSRIIREALRLFIAEHRWKAVGKASGIKGLYMIMKLKVLMQRLQIFSMNTSIYMLTIIVRVDTGRIKELLNNIMNIKRVLITRPMLL; this is encoded by the coding sequence GTGTATCTGCCGGAAGATTTAGCTAGAGAATTAGATGAATGTATGAGGATAACTGGTATCAAGAATAGATCTAGGATTATTCGGGAAGCGTTAAGACTTTTCATTGCTGAGCATAGGTGGAAAGCTGTTGGTAAAGCCTCTGGAATTAAGGGATTGTATATGATCATGAAGTTAAAGGTATTGATGCAACGCTTACAGATATTCAGCATGAATACCTCGATATATATGCTTACAATAATTGTCAGAGTAGATACGGGGAGAATAAAGGAATTGTTGAACAATATAATGAATATTAAGAGAGTATTGATAACCAGGCCTATGCTTCTATAA
- a CDS encoding ABC transporter ATP-binding protein, with product MSYSIRLENVTKIYTLGLAGTKKIRALDRVSLEIPSGQIVNILGESGSGKTTLARIILRLLKPTSGRVLFHDHDRVIDVWKLKRWRDIKEYYRRVQGVFQDPYGSFNPRRKVLSILYDTVKNYYPKVAKDPSATKSFISSTLESLGLNMDELEGKYPHELSGGQLQRISIARALLLKPAFIIADEPTSMVDASSRIDLLNIFIKLKEEYGTTPIIITHDYALAHYSSDRIIVIYKGQVVEDGPAEALRKPHHPYTMMLKEAIPLIDRVWKKGEGKHRVYEKKEEWKGKGCPFAPRCPYKKPICEEKEPPMVDLGKVKVKCWLYA from the coding sequence ATGAGTTATTCAATAAGATTAGAAAACGTGACGAAGATCTATACCCTAGGCCTCGCCGGCACAAAGAAGATAAGGGCGCTGGATAGGGTTAGCCTTGAAATACCTAGTGGACAAATAGTTAATATATTGGGAGAGTCGGGTAGTGGTAAAACAACACTGGCGAGGATAATTCTCAGACTACTAAAGCCCACTAGTGGCCGCGTGTTGTTCCATGACCATGATCGAGTAATAGATGTGTGGAAGCTGAAAAGGTGGAGGGATATAAAAGAGTATTATAGAAGGGTTCAAGGGGTTTTCCAAGATCCTTATGGTAGCTTTAACCCCCGAAGAAAGGTTTTAAGCATACTATATGATACTGTGAAGAACTATTACCCAAAGGTGGCGAAGGATCCCTCAGCCACCAAATCCTTTATATCCAGTACTCTTGAAAGCCTAGGACTCAACATGGACGAGCTTGAGGGAAAGTATCCACACGAGCTGAGTGGTGGACAGTTGCAGAGGATCTCAATCGCACGCGCCCTCCTCCTTAAACCAGCTTTCATAATAGCTGATGAGCCCACATCAATGGTTGATGCTTCAAGCAGGATAGACCTCCTTAACATATTCATCAAGCTCAAAGAAGAGTATGGCACCACACCTATAATAATAACTCATGACTACGCATTAGCACATTACTCAAGCGACCGCATCATAGTCATCTATAAAGGCCAAGTAGTAGAGGATGGGCCTGCAGAAGCCCTCAGGAAACCCCACCACCCCTACACGATGATGCTGAAAGAAGCTATACCATTAATTGATAGAGTCTGGAAGAAAGGGGAAGGAAAGCATAGAGTATACGAGAAAAAGGAGGAGTGGAAAGGAAAAGGATGCCCCTTCGCACCTAGGTGTCCTTACAAAAAACCTATCTGCGAGGAGAAAGAGCCGCCGATGGTTGATCTAGGAAAAGTTAAGGTTAAATGCTGGCTATATGCCTAA
- a CDS encoding ABC transporter ATP-binding protein — MGEVLVLNNYKVYYRTLKGYVKAVDGVNLTVEERDILGVIGESGCGKTTLMQSLILPKPPMFIAGGSARFRNVELTKLTGEERRKLLLTKISVIPQYSMNALPVIKKIKSFLKDLAESKGQDPREITELFIERAKLLGLPRSVIDMYPLELSGGMKQRAVIVLATMFSPDLLIADEPTSSLDTSTQRYVIELLWDLWNKKIVKTMIFVTHDIATVRQIATKLAIMYAGKIVEIGPLEEVITNPLHPYTRKLIGSIPTLDINYKIKRLTGLKGSPPNLFNPPKGCRFYPRCPNAQEICREREPPLIDFGNGHFVACWLYAS; from the coding sequence ATGGGTGAAGTACTCGTCCTCAACAACTATAAGGTTTACTATAGAACGCTTAAAGGCTATGTGAAAGCCGTTGACGGGGTCAATCTCACCGTAGAAGAGAGGGATATTTTAGGGGTAATAGGTGAGAGCGGCTGTGGAAAAACTACTCTTATGCAAAGTTTGATTCTCCCCAAGCCACCAATGTTCATAGCTGGAGGTTCAGCCAGGTTCCGCAACGTAGAGTTGACCAAGCTAACAGGAGAGGAGAGGAGGAAACTCCTATTAACTAAGATATCAGTTATACCACAATATTCTATGAATGCCTTACCTGTGATAAAGAAGATTAAGAGTTTCCTGAAGGATCTCGCTGAGAGCAAAGGTCAGGATCCAAGAGAAATTACCGAGTTATTCATTGAGAGAGCGAAGCTCCTAGGTTTGCCGAGAAGCGTGATCGACATGTATCCCCTCGAGTTATCTGGTGGTATGAAGCAGAGAGCCGTAATTGTCTTGGCAACAATGTTCTCGCCGGACCTACTAATAGCTGACGAACCTACATCCTCGCTGGACACATCAACGCAGAGATATGTCATAGAGCTCCTCTGGGACCTCTGGAACAAGAAAATAGTGAAGACAATGATATTCGTCACACATGACATAGCAACTGTGAGACAGATAGCAACCAAGCTGGCCATCATGTATGCTGGGAAAATAGTCGAAATAGGGCCCCTCGAGGAAGTTATAACGAATCCTTTACACCCATATACTAGGAAACTCATAGGATCAATCCCCACCCTAGATATAAATTATAAGATCAAGAGACTCACGGGGCTGAAAGGCTCACCGCCAAATCTCTTTAATCCTCCAAAGGGATGCAGATTCTATCCAAGATGCCCTAATGCCCAGGAAATATGTAGGGAGAGGGAGCCTCCCTTAATAGATTTTGGAAACGGACACTTTGTTGCATGCTGGTTGTATGCATCATAG
- a CDS encoding MoaD/ThiS family protein, producing MYVIVRLVDGSKEWKIEVPEGSTVRDVLAKIGLISNEYVIVRDGAVITEDDEVGDGDVLVLYPVVSGG from the coding sequence ATGTATGTTATTGTTAGACTAGTTGATGGTTCCAAGGAGTGGAAGATAGAGGTGCCGGAAGGCTCTACTGTGAGGGATGTTCTCGCTAAAATAGGTTTGATTAGTAATGAATATGTTATTGTAAGGGATGGGGCTGTGATTACTGAGGATGATGAAGTTGGGGATGGGGATGTACTTGTTCTTTACCCAGTTGTTTCTGGAGGTTGA
- a CDS encoding ABC transporter permease has protein sequence MGLVQYIVKRIIIYTMVFLIAVSIVWLVPRLLGNPLATVIARVGAFGGAGQAGATVASSYFMQAFGFNKPLHEQYLLFLRGIFSGDFGISLWLLGRPVSSIVYRALIFDILLMVPAIIISWFIGNYLGALAAMYRRLDKILMPIFYVLSSTPYFILAMLLQWALTVKYNYFPTVIQSSVVNSLLDNPSWDSFLGFLHALTLPLLSLVLVSMGGWASGIRTMIIYEMESDYSKYMESLGMSIKKITMYAFRHAINPQISGLGVQLGTLVVGSIVIEYIFNYPGLGFFLNNAIINNDPFLLEGSILLLTIMVIAANFIIDMLYVILDPRIRLGVRS, from the coding sequence ATGGGTTTGGTTCAATACATTGTAAAAAGAATTATAATCTATACTATGGTGTTCCTCATAGCTGTTAGCATTGTATGGCTGGTGCCCAGGCTTCTAGGGAACCCCCTAGCCACAGTGATCGCGAGGGTGGGTGCTTTTGGAGGCGCTGGCCAGGCGGGTGCAACCGTTGCATCCTCCTATTTCATGCAAGCATTCGGATTTAATAAACCTCTTCATGAACAATACCTCCTGTTTCTAAGAGGCATCTTCTCAGGGGATTTTGGTATTAGCCTGTGGTTACTGGGAAGGCCTGTATCCAGCATAGTTTATAGGGCACTAATTTTCGACATACTTCTCATGGTTCCAGCAATTATAATAAGTTGGTTTATAGGGAATTATCTTGGAGCACTTGCGGCAATGTATAGGAGGCTGGATAAAATATTAATGCCCATCTTTTATGTTCTTAGTTCCACACCATACTTCATCCTAGCCATGCTTTTACAATGGGCTCTCACAGTTAAGTACAATTATTTCCCAACAGTTATACAGTCATCCGTAGTTAACAGCTTGCTTGATAACCCTAGCTGGGACTCCTTCCTAGGCTTTCTCCACGCATTAACGCTTCCCCTGCTAAGCCTCGTACTAGTTTCCATGGGAGGCTGGGCATCTGGAATAAGGACTATGATCATATATGAGATGGAGTCAGATTACTCCAAATACATGGAGTCACTTGGCATGTCGATAAAAAAGATAACTATGTACGCATTCAGGCACGCCATAAACCCTCAAATCTCAGGTTTAGGCGTACAGCTTGGAACCCTAGTAGTAGGCTCGATTGTCATCGAGTACATATTTAACTATCCTGGCCTAGGCTTCTTCCTCAACAATGCCATTATCAATAATGACCCCTTCCTGCTAGAGGGATCCATATTGTTATTAACCATAATGGTGATTGCGGCCAACTTTATCATAGACATGCTATATGTGATCCTAGATCCACGCATAAGGTTGGGGGTTAGGAGCTAA
- a CDS encoding glycoside hydrolase family 5 protein, which translates to MPARTRIACAVILLLVFLALYIAWPVEGSFLKQQPYNELRGRVLGSNIQIPKDHIPYYHIVNGTIYMDDKLIHLFGVSWFGFELPDHIVYGLWARNWKDILKDIKEMGFNAIRLPFCHESITPGTKPVPGRISYSLNPDLRNLTSLEIMEKIISYANELNIFVLLDYHRIGCRYIEPLWYTDNFSEEQYIKDWVFLAQKFGKYPNVIGADIKNEPHDSASWGTGDNKTDFRLFAERVGQAILQVAPHWLIFIEGVQYTHVPEIDGRNPYSCFWGENLMGVKDYPVRLPKDKIVYSPHVYGPSVYNMPYFNDPEFPRNLPKIWELHFGYLKELGYAIVIGEWGGRYVGKDKVWQDAFADWLIQKGIYDFFYWCLNPESGDTGGIFKSDWRTVNQDKLNLIHRIINAASQAQASTISGKHDWKTYLVLIAPTLLPVLILVILVLLIIKRRYTKKQ; encoded by the coding sequence TTGCCGGCTAGAACTAGAATCGCCTGCGCTGTTATCCTCCTATTAGTTTTTCTAGCTTTATATATCGCATGGCCAGTAGAGGGATCGTTTTTGAAGCAGCAACCCTATAATGAGCTTCGAGGCCGGGTTCTAGGCTCCAATATCCAGATCCCCAAAGATCACATCCCCTACTACCACATCGTTAATGGGACTATCTACATGGATGATAAACTAATACATCTCTTTGGAGTATCCTGGTTCGGGTTCGAGCTCCCAGATCACATAGTCTACGGTTTATGGGCTCGTAACTGGAAGGATATACTAAAAGACATTAAGGAAATGGGTTTTAACGCTATAAGGCTTCCCTTCTGCCACGAATCCATAACCCCCGGCACTAAGCCTGTTCCTGGGAGGATAAGTTATAGCTTAAATCCTGATCTCAGAAATCTCACATCCCTAGAGATAATGGAGAAAATAATATCATATGCTAACGAGCTCAATATATTCGTCTTACTAGATTATCATAGGATAGGTTGTAGATATATTGAGCCACTCTGGTACACCGACAACTTCTCTGAGGAGCAGTATATCAAGGACTGGGTGTTCCTAGCCCAAAAATTCGGCAAATATCCGAATGTGATAGGTGCTGATATCAAGAATGAACCACATGACTCAGCCTCATGGGGGACAGGTGATAACAAGACTGATTTTAGGCTCTTCGCTGAGAGGGTGGGACAAGCAATACTCCAAGTAGCACCTCACTGGCTTATATTTATCGAAGGAGTCCAATACACCCATGTCCCCGAGATCGACGGGAGAAACCCTTATTCCTGCTTCTGGGGAGAAAACTTAATGGGTGTAAAGGATTATCCAGTAAGACTTCCCAAGGATAAAATAGTCTACTCCCCCCACGTCTACGGTCCCAGCGTATATAATATGCCTTACTTCAACGACCCAGAATTTCCCAGAAACCTCCCAAAGATATGGGAACTACACTTCGGATACCTCAAGGAACTAGGCTATGCTATAGTTATAGGTGAGTGGGGAGGCAGATATGTAGGGAAGGATAAGGTGTGGCAAGACGCCTTCGCGGACTGGCTCATCCAGAAAGGCATATATGATTTCTTCTACTGGTGCTTAAACCCTGAAAGCGGTGATACAGGTGGGATATTCAAATCTGACTGGAGAACAGTTAACCAAGATAAGCTAAACCTAATACATAGGATAATAAATGCTGCAAGCCAGGCACAAGCCAGTACAATATCTGGGAAACATGACTGGAAAACCTACCTGGTACTCATAGCTCCAACACTCCTACCCGTACTCATACTAGTAATACTAGTCCTACTGATCATTAAAAGAAGATACACCAAGAAGCAATAA
- a CDS encoding ABC transporter permease encodes MLSIRISEETKILLKRNKKFWITFSIVIFIVLLGIFGPLLTPYGPRTPTGTIASPPSLEHPFGVDYFGYDVFAQVVYGIRISLSAGVVAAIVATLIGAFLGIIAGFKGGWVDSSVEILTHIFLSIPYILLVLLIINYMATRGIVILGLLVGLFSWPWLARAVRSQVAALSRYGYVYLSLLSGNSSLKVIFKDILPNLASYILLSFVLQLNSAILAVVTLEFLGLGAAEWSLGGIVNLAVMWGAVSLDIWWWWLFPGIIMIALISSLIILTVSLEEVFNPRLRRV; translated from the coding sequence TTGCTATCGATACGCATCTCAGAGGAAACCAAGATTTTATTGAAGAGAAATAAAAAGTTCTGGATAACTTTTTCCATAGTAATCTTTATAGTCCTCCTCGGAATATTCGGCCCCCTACTAACACCTTACGGCCCAAGAACACCCACTGGTACTATAGCCAGCCCTCCATCTCTCGAGCACCCCTTTGGCGTCGACTATTTTGGCTATGATGTCTTCGCTCAGGTAGTCTATGGTATTAGGATCTCCCTATCAGCTGGAGTGGTTGCAGCAATTGTTGCAACACTTATAGGTGCCTTTCTCGGCATTATTGCTGGCTTTAAGGGTGGATGGGTTGACTCATCAGTGGAGATTCTTACCCATATCTTCCTGTCTATACCTTACATCTTACTCGTGCTCCTAATAATCAATTATATGGCAACGAGGGGGATTGTAATACTAGGCTTACTAGTGGGATTATTTTCATGGCCATGGCTGGCTAGGGCTGTTCGCTCCCAAGTAGCCGCCCTAAGCAGGTATGGCTATGTGTACTTATCGCTCCTTAGCGGTAACAGTAGTCTTAAGGTGATTTTCAAGGATATTTTGCCTAATCTAGCATCCTATATACTGCTCTCCTTTGTGCTCCAATTAAATAGCGCTATTCTAGCGGTAGTTACACTGGAATTCCTCGGGCTAGGAGCTGCTGAGTGGTCATTAGGCGGCATAGTCAACTTAGCAGTGATGTGGGGTGCTGTCAGCCTGGACATTTGGTGGTGGTGGCTTTTCCCAGGCATTATCATGATCGCATTGATAAGCTCCTTAATTATCCTAACAGTCTCCCTTGAGGAAGTGTTCAATCCAAGGCTTAGGAGAGTGTAA